From the genome of Burkholderiales bacterium:
GTGCTTGACGCAAGGACGGGTGATGCCCACAGTATCGCATTCCTGGAATGCGTCCAGTCCGATAGCGTGAGTCGGCACTTGCCCGGTGATAATAATCAAGGGAATCGAGTCCATGTACGCTGTGGCTATTCCCGTCACCGCGTTGGTTACCCCGGGCCCGGACGTGACGAGACAAACCCCTATTTTGTTGGAAGAACGTGAATAGCCGTCCGCAGCATGCACAGCGCCCTGCTCATGTCTGACCAGGATGTGCTTGACCTTGTCTTGCTTGAAGAGCTCATCGTAAATAAACAGCACCGCGCCACCGGGATAGCCGAATACGTGCTCGACCTTTTCTTCCCAGAGACAACGCACTACAATCTCTGCGCCCGTCAATTCCATCGCGTTAAACCGCTAAAAACATGGGGAATCTTAAACAGTACCGTGTCGCCGATTATTGGTCAAGTGCGCGCGCAGGCCGCTCGCGCCACATGAATTTGGGCACAGCCGTTGTTTGAGCTAACGAGGTTACTTTAACTGGCTACATATCAGGAACTCTCTAATTTTCTCGCCGGGGTGGATCGCCGCGCCTACAAGCAGGCGCTGTTCTCGGTACGGGATGAAGAAGCTGCCTTGGATATTGTCCAGGACTCAATGCTAAAACTTGCCGAGAAATATGCGGCAAAGCCTCTCGCTGAACTGCCCTTGTTGTTTCAGCGCATTCTGCAAAACACCATTCGTGACTACTACCGCAGGCAAAAGGTGCGCTCATTCTGGACCATTTTGATTTCAGCGCTTCACCCCGGTGCCGAGGATGAGGAGCGGGACCCCTTGGATACGTTGCGACCCGCAGATGGATCACGGGTAATAGACGGTCCTTCCGAGCAGCTTGAACAAAATCAGGTTATTGCTATTATTGAACAAGCATTAGAAAGTCTGCCGTGGCGTCAACGCCAAGCGTTCCTGCTACGTTATTGGGAAGAAATGGACGTCGCCGAGACAGCCGCTGTTATGGGCTGCTCGCAAGGCAGCGTTAAAACACATTGTTCTAGGGCGGCGCATGCTCTTGCTGCCATTTTGAAGCAACGAGGAGTCGAACTGTGAATGAATCCCATCTGGGCAGCAAAATTGCCGAGCAACTGGAGCGTGCGGCGAACCAGCTCAGGCAGGGTACGTTCTACAGTCTGCAAGCCGCGCGCGATCTAGCTTTGCAAAAATACCGCCCTCAACCGGAATCAAGGGTTGCGGGGGACGGGCGCGCCGCTTCAGGGCTTCGCCGCGGCCATTTGCTCAGTGCCCGGGTGCTCCTTCCGCTGGTGATCGTATTGCTGAGCCTGGGCGGAATCATCTATTGGCAAAGCGCCAAGCAAAATAACGAGGTAGAGGATATCGACGCACACCTGCTTACCGGTGATTTGCCCATCAACGCGTATCTCGACAAGGATTTTGATTCATGGCTCAGGCGTTCCTCGCAGTAATTATTGCTTGGCTATGTTTCGTCGTTCCCGCGTTTGCTGCTGATACCAAAGCTCCGTCCTGGGGAGAACTGACACCTGCGCAAAAAGAGATTCTCGCCCCGCTGCAGCAGAACTGGAATGAGATGGAGCCGCAGCGACGCAGGAAATGGTTGAAAATCGCAAAACAATATCCCGAAATGCCAGCTGAGAAACAGCAGCGAGTGCGTTCGCGGATGCGGCAATGGGTAGAACTCACGCCTGAACAACGCGAACAGGCACGACAGCGATACAAACGCATGGAACAGTTGCCTCCTCAACAGCGGCAAGAACTCAAGAATAAATGGAAGCAATACGAAGCAGAACGAGACCGTCAGTCCAGTACCCATGCGCCAACCCCCGGCGGCCCTCCTGCCGCGCCTAATACTGTGCCACAGTCGGCGCGCTGAATTCCATGCATATTTAACGGTGGATCTCCCCGGTGCTGCAACTGCGCAAAATACCCCCGAGCCAGCCGGACTGTTACGCCGTCTATTAAGCATGCTGTACGAGGCTCTGTTGTTGTTCGCGGTGTGGTGGGCTGCAGGCTTTCTGTTTGTGGGGGTGGCACACGGCGTAAGCTCGCCTTGGGTCAGATCAGTTTTTCAGCTTTATCTATTGAGCGTTGCTGCAGCTTATTACGCCTGGTGCTGGCTGCACGGAGGACAGACCTTAGCGATGAAAAGCTGGCATATACGGTTAGCCGCCAAAGACGGGAACCGCGTCACTTTAGGTCGGGCCCTGCTGCGTTTTGTGATAGCGGCGGCAGGAATCAGTCTCGCGGGAGCCGGACTGCTCTGGGCGTTGTTTGATCGTGACCGTCAGTTTCTCCACGACCGGCTGGCGGGCACGAAAATCGTGCGCTGCTAAGCGTTAGGGTCGCGCGCCGCCCTTGAATATTGCACTTTATCGCTTTTCTTCCCACCAGATCATCGCTGTTGCGGCAACAAAGAACAAAATTGTTGGAGCTGCGGCGGAGAAAAACGGCGGCCAGTCGCTTA
Proteins encoded in this window:
- a CDS encoding RNA polymerase sigma factor; its protein translation is MATYQELSNFLAGVDRRAYKQALFSVRDEEAALDIVQDSMLKLAEKYAAKPLAELPLLFQRILQNTIRDYYRRQKVRSFWTILISALHPGAEDEERDPLDTLRPADGSRVIDGPSEQLEQNQVIAIIEQALESLPWRQRQAFLLRYWEEMDVAETAAVMGCSQGSVKTHCSRAAHALAAILKQRGVEL
- a CDS encoding DUF3619 family protein, producing MNESHLGSKIAEQLERAANQLRQGTFYSLQAARDLALQKYRPQPESRVAGDGRAASGLRRGHLLSARVLLPLVIVLLSLGGIIYWQSAKQNNEVEDIDAHLLTGDLPINAYLDKDFDSWLRRSSQ
- a CDS encoding DUF3106 domain-containing protein translates to MAQAFLAVIIAWLCFVVPAFAADTKAPSWGELTPAQKEILAPLQQNWNEMEPQRRRKWLKIAKQYPEMPAEKQQRVRSRMRQWVELTPEQREQARQRYKRMEQLPPQQRQELKNKWKQYEAERDRQSSTHAPTPGGPPAAPNTVPQSAR
- a CDS encoding RDD family protein, translating into MDLPGAATAQNTPEPAGLLRRLLSMLYEALLLFAVWWAAGFLFVGVAHGVSSPWVRSVFQLYLLSVAAAYYAWCWLHGGQTLAMKSWHIRLAAKDGNRVTLGRALLRFVIAAAGISLAGAGLLWALFDRDRQFLHDRLAGTKIVRC